Proteins encoded in a region of the Streptomyces sp. NBC_00310 genome:
- a CDS encoding sulfite exporter TauE/SafE family protein, whose product MNTMTLWHLSTAEFAALAFAALLVGFSKTAVSGANTVSLAIFAAVLPARASTGVLLPILIVGDVLAVLTYRRHAHWPTLWKLFPAVGAGVVFGTLFLIWADDQIVRTSIGAILLLMTAVTIWRRRTVDKDDEPDAITTRAGRVKARSYGVLGGFTTMVANAGGPVMSMYLLSAGFRKLGFLGTSAFFFLIVNVSKVPFSVGLGLIDAHSLLLDAALALFVVPGAFLGKWAVSRINQKLFEQLVIVATIAGGLQLLLR is encoded by the coding sequence ATGAACACGATGACTCTCTGGCACCTGTCCACGGCCGAGTTCGCGGCCCTCGCCTTCGCCGCCCTGCTCGTCGGCTTCTCGAAGACCGCCGTGAGCGGTGCCAACACGGTCAGCCTCGCGATCTTCGCGGCGGTCCTGCCGGCCCGCGCCTCGACCGGCGTCCTCCTGCCGATCCTCATCGTCGGGGACGTCCTCGCCGTACTCACCTACCGCCGACACGCCCACTGGCCCACCCTGTGGAAGCTCTTCCCGGCGGTCGGCGCCGGCGTCGTCTTCGGCACCCTGTTCCTGATCTGGGCCGACGACCAGATCGTCCGCACCTCCATCGGCGCGATCCTGCTGCTGATGACGGCCGTCACGATCTGGCGCCGCCGCACGGTCGACAAGGACGACGAACCCGACGCGATCACCACCCGCGCGGGACGCGTGAAAGCCCGTTCGTACGGCGTCCTCGGCGGCTTCACCACGATGGTCGCCAACGCCGGCGGCCCCGTGATGTCCATGTACCTGCTCTCGGCGGGCTTCCGGAAGCTCGGCTTCCTGGGCACGTCGGCCTTCTTCTTCCTCATCGTCAACGTCTCCAAGGTCCCCTTCAGCGTGGGCCTCGGCCTCATCGACGCGCACTCCCTGCTGCTGGACGCCGCACTCGCCCTGTTCGTCGTGCCGGGCGCCTTCCTGGGCAAGTGGGCGGTGAGCCGCATCAACCAGAAGCTGTTCGAACAGCTGGTGATCGTCGCGACGATCGCGGGCGGCCTGCAGCTCCTGCTCCGCTGA
- a CDS encoding DUF309 domain-containing protein has product MSGTADDGTAQGRDRDEEGRARSARPRDGLGRPLPYGAPGVERQPEGVVRDPRDTVVEAQALLDAGKPFHAHEVFEDAWKSGPDEERALWRGLAQLAVGLTHSARGNVRGGARLLRRGAGAVEEWGAGNGRPRPYGVDLAGVGAWARRLAGVVERDGRAVDAEAWAPRLRGD; this is encoded by the coding sequence ATGAGCGGGACAGCGGATGACGGGACGGCGCAGGGGCGGGACCGGGACGAGGAGGGGCGGGCGCGGAGCGCACGGCCCCGGGACGGGCTGGGGCGCCCGCTGCCGTACGGGGCGCCGGGTGTGGAGCGGCAGCCCGAGGGAGTCGTGCGGGATCCCCGGGACACGGTCGTCGAGGCGCAGGCGCTGCTGGACGCGGGGAAGCCGTTCCACGCGCACGAGGTCTTCGAGGACGCCTGGAAGTCCGGGCCCGACGAGGAGCGCGCGCTGTGGCGGGGGCTCGCCCAGCTCGCGGTGGGGCTCACGCACTCGGCACGCGGGAACGTACGGGGCGGGGCGCGGCTGCTGCGGCGCGGTGCGGGGGCCGTCGAGGAGTGGGGGGCCGGGAACGGACGGCCTCGTCCCTACGGCGTCGATCTGGCCGGGGTGGGAGCCTGGGCACGGCGGCTGGCGGGCGTCGTGGAGCGGGACGGGCGTGCGGTGGACGCGGAAGCCTGGGCTCCCCGGTTGCGCGGGGACTAG
- a CDS encoding class II glutamine amidotransferase translates to MCRWLAYSGTPVLLDTILYRPTHSLIDQSLHSRLGVETTNGDGFGIGWYSRDLETPAVVRDTGPAWSNRNLREIADHVRSPLFFAHIRASTGTAVQQTNSHPFRHGRWMWMHNGAITDFHLLRRDLSMAVAPELFADIEGQTDSELMFYLALTLGLEEDPPGAVARMAGLVERTGHEHGVEFPLQMTVAVTDGEALWAFRYSSQKTSRSLFYSTRVETLRSLHPDLAFLRDVSDETRLIVSEPLGDLPGAWNEVPESTYGVVRSGADELRPFAPQPV, encoded by the coding sequence ATGTGCCGGTGGCTCGCCTACTCGGGAACACCCGTCCTGCTCGACACCATCCTCTACAGGCCGACGCACTCCCTGATCGACCAGAGCCTGCACTCCCGGCTCGGCGTCGAGACCACCAACGGTGACGGCTTCGGCATCGGCTGGTACTCACGTGACCTGGAGACGCCCGCGGTCGTCCGCGACACCGGTCCGGCATGGAGCAACCGCAATCTGCGGGAGATCGCCGACCACGTCCGCTCCCCGCTGTTCTTCGCCCACATCCGGGCCTCGACCGGTACGGCGGTGCAGCAGACCAACAGCCACCCGTTCCGGCACGGCCGCTGGATGTGGATGCACAACGGCGCGATCACCGACTTCCACCTGCTCCGGCGGGACCTCTCCATGGCCGTCGCCCCGGAGCTCTTCGCCGACATCGAAGGACAGACGGACTCCGAGCTGATGTTCTACCTGGCGCTCACGCTCGGTCTGGAGGAGGACCCTCCGGGCGCGGTCGCGCGGATGGCGGGCCTGGTGGAGCGGACCGGTCACGAGCACGGGGTGGAGTTCCCGCTGCAGATGACGGTCGCCGTGACGGACGGAGAGGCGCTGTGGGCCTTCCGCTACTCCAGCCAGAAGACGTCACGCTCGCTGTTCTACAGCACCCGGGTGGAGACACTGCGCTCGCTCCACCCCGACCTGGCGTTCCTGCGGGACGTGTCCGACGAGACCCGCCTCATCGTCTCCGAACCCCTGGGAGATCTGCCCGGCGCCTGGAACGAGGTCCCCGAGAGCACCTACGGCGTCGTCCGGTCCGGAGCGGACGAACTGCGTCCCTTCGCCCCGCAACCCGTGTGA
- a CDS encoding helix-turn-helix domain-containing protein: protein MTTAERLPVHPAPASLRRARELFLEGRRLPEGVPEEVVAAWRRARFFGVRHDLPGSATAAPHQASSDTPRDAVRPDASALLAAARPVLERLAPAVGTGRTALLLTDERLRVLWATGCAPGAPCCEDLSEQVVGNNSAALALRTRRRAEVHGPEHFLDLWQDVSAVSVPVLAPETGRTLGTVTVTVTSGLCAECAPHPWASLAEAAAGAVEAELLARSQPAERVLLDAYLRAAREQGQAVVALDGRNRLVSEAAGRLLSPEGLDALERSVVALLRDADGEGRPEGVGCSGTTAGRDAESAPEAVSDTVSGTAEPDGEPGTEAEAVFRRVSGTTGADSTPGPETVAEAAAEAVTEIAAETAAEAVSVTDVASHAYRIRLPDGARFSATVALVPHQGSVIGAVAVLEPLGAGAAVPVGRGVVTLAGHSVPWRHAVGRATELARSSEPLLLVGERGTGKTALAHELAPELLVVDAAEGELGSSIDVLREGHALLIRHVERLAQPDTATLNSLLETHPGTPLLATYTPGAAPGPCLQRLLDTLAARSVTLPALRERPEDIRELLTALAPKPVPGQPPLTWTLDALRALERHPWPGNVTELVHLVRALTEHRRASGPVRRTELPDPVREGPATRRLSPMEHAERSAILEALQRNGGNKARTAASLGIARATLYRKLRGYRS, encoded by the coding sequence GTGACCACCGCAGAGCGTCTCCCCGTCCACCCTGCCCCGGCGTCGCTGCGCAGGGCCCGTGAGTTGTTCCTCGAAGGACGCCGACTGCCGGAGGGCGTACCGGAGGAGGTCGTCGCCGCCTGGCGGCGTGCCCGGTTCTTCGGCGTACGACACGACCTGCCGGGCTCCGCGACCGCCGCGCCGCACCAGGCCTCCTCCGACACACCCCGCGATGCCGTACGACCGGACGCGTCCGCCCTGTTGGCGGCGGCCCGGCCGGTGCTCGAACGGCTCGCTCCCGCCGTCGGCACCGGGCGGACGGCACTCCTGCTGACCGACGAGCGGCTGCGCGTCCTGTGGGCGACCGGGTGCGCGCCGGGCGCCCCCTGTTGCGAGGACCTCTCCGAGCAGGTGGTCGGCAACAACAGCGCGGCGCTCGCGTTGCGTACCCGCCGCCGCGCCGAGGTGCACGGCCCGGAGCACTTCCTCGATCTGTGGCAGGACGTGTCCGCGGTCAGCGTGCCCGTGCTCGCGCCCGAGACCGGGCGGACCCTGGGCACGGTCACCGTCACCGTCACCTCCGGTCTCTGCGCCGAGTGCGCTCCGCATCCGTGGGCCTCCCTCGCCGAGGCCGCGGCCGGTGCCGTCGAGGCGGAGCTCCTGGCACGGTCACAACCGGCCGAGCGGGTCCTGCTGGACGCGTATCTGCGGGCCGCGCGGGAGCAGGGGCAGGCCGTCGTCGCCCTGGACGGCCGCAACCGTCTGGTCAGCGAGGCCGCGGGGCGACTGTTGTCACCGGAGGGGCTGGACGCCCTGGAGCGGAGCGTGGTCGCGCTGCTGCGGGACGCGGACGGCGAGGGGAGGCCCGAAGGCGTTGGCTGCTCGGGTACGACGGCCGGGCGTGACGCCGAGTCGGCACCCGAAGCGGTGTCCGACACGGTCTCGGGTACGGCCGAGCCGGACGGTGAGCCGGGAACGGAAGCGGAAGCCGTGTTCCGTCGCGTCTCGGGTACGACCGGAGCCGATTCCACGCCGGGACCCGAAACGGTGGCTGAAGCGGCGGCTGAAGCGGTGACTGAAATCGCAGCTGAAACGGCGGCTGAAGCGGTGTCCGTGACCGACGTGGCTTCGCACGCGTACCGCATCCGGCTGCCGGACGGGGCGAGGTTTTCCGCGACGGTCGCCCTGGTGCCGCACCAGGGGTCGGTCATCGGCGCGGTCGCCGTGCTGGAGCCGCTGGGAGCCGGCGCCGCCGTGCCGGTCGGGCGGGGTGTCGTCACACTCGCCGGACACTCGGTGCCGTGGCGGCACGCGGTCGGCCGTGCGACGGAGCTGGCCCGGTCGTCCGAGCCGCTGCTGCTCGTCGGCGAACGCGGCACCGGAAAGACCGCGCTCGCACACGAACTGGCCCCCGAACTGCTGGTCGTCGACGCGGCGGAGGGCGAACTCGGCTCCTCCATCGACGTGTTGAGGGAGGGCCACGCGCTCCTCATCCGCCATGTGGAACGCCTCGCACAGCCCGACACCGCGACCCTCAACTCACTCCTCGAAACGCATCCGGGCACACCCCTGTTGGCCACCTACACCCCCGGAGCAGCGCCGGGCCCCTGCCTCCAACGGCTCCTGGACACCCTGGCAGCCCGCTCGGTCACCCTCCCCGCGCTGCGTGAACGACCCGAGGACATAAGGGAGTTGCTGACCGCCCTTGCTCCGAAGCCGGTCCCCGGGCAGCCCCCGCTCACCTGGACACTGGACGCCCTGCGCGCCCTGGAACGGCATCCGTGGCCCGGCAACGTCACCGAACTCGTCCATCTCGTACGGGCGTTGACCGAACACCGACGGGCCTCCGGCCCCGTCCGACGCACCGAACTGCCGGACCCCGTGCGCGAGGGCCCCGCGACCCGGCGCCTCAGCCCCATGGAGCACGCCGAGCGCTCCGCCATCCTGGAGGCCCTCCAGCGCAACGGCGGCAACAAGGCCCGTACGGCGGCGTCCCTGGGCATCGCCCGGGCCACGCTGTACCGGAAGCTGCGGGGTTATCGAAGCTGA
- a CDS encoding FAD-dependent oxidoreductase, producing the protein MHTVEPDVVTDVLIVGSGPAGASAALALSTYGVPNIVVTRYARLADTPRAHITNQRTMEVLRDLGVEAEVVAQATPQRLMGDTTFCTSLAGEELGRVRSWGNDPLVQAAHELASPTRMCDMPQHLMEPVLVDAAVARGTQLRFSTVYKSFVQDDEGVTVTVEDRLRGDEYTIRAKYLIGADGGRSQVAEDAGLPMGGQMGVAGSINIVFDMDLSKYTAHRPSTLYWVLAPGATVGGIGAGLVRCVRPWNEWLIVWGYDVTAGAPDLTTEYAESIVRRLVGDDEIPVTIKSSAAWTVNEMYAETYANGRVFCAGDATHRHPPSNGLGSNTSIQDAYNLAWKLKLVLDGTAAPKLLDTYTTERAPIGRQIVTRANKSIGETAPVFEALDGLSPQTPEQLWANIAARKDDTEAAEKQRARLREAIAFKVYEFNAHGVDLNQRYVSEAIVPDGTPDPGFDRDPELYHQPTSRPGARLPHAWITSGTRTLSTLDTVGRGRFTLLTGIGGADWIRAAGAQDLEIATAVIGPGQEYEDPYGDWARLSEVADGGALLVRPDGYVAFRHATATASPEEAERLLTGAVRRILGHG; encoded by the coding sequence GTGCACACCGTCGAGCCGGATGTCGTGACCGATGTACTGATCGTGGGCAGTGGCCCCGCGGGCGCCTCCGCCGCGCTCGCCCTGAGCACGTACGGCGTCCCGAACATCGTGGTCACCCGCTACGCGCGTCTCGCCGACACGCCCCGGGCGCACATCACCAACCAGCGCACCATGGAGGTGCTGCGCGACCTCGGCGTCGAGGCCGAGGTCGTCGCGCAGGCCACGCCGCAGCGGCTGATGGGCGACACGACCTTCTGCACCAGCCTCGCGGGGGAGGAGCTGGGCCGGGTCCGCTCCTGGGGCAACGATCCGCTCGTCCAGGCCGCGCACGAACTGGCCAGTCCCACCCGTATGTGCGACATGCCGCAGCACCTCATGGAGCCCGTGCTCGTCGACGCGGCCGTCGCACGCGGCACCCAGCTGCGCTTCAGCACGGTCTACAAGTCCTTCGTCCAGGACGACGAGGGCGTCACGGTCACCGTCGAGGACCGGCTGCGCGGCGACGAGTACACCATCCGCGCCAAGTACCTCATCGGCGCCGACGGCGGCCGCTCCCAGGTCGCCGAGGACGCCGGGCTGCCGATGGGCGGCCAGATGGGCGTGGCCGGCAGCATCAACATCGTCTTCGACATGGACCTGTCCAAGTACACCGCGCACCGGCCGTCCACCCTCTACTGGGTGCTGGCCCCCGGCGCCACCGTCGGCGGCATCGGGGCGGGCCTGGTGCGGTGCGTGCGGCCCTGGAACGAGTGGCTGATCGTCTGGGGCTACGACGTCACCGCGGGCGCCCCCGACCTGACCACCGAGTACGCCGAGTCGATCGTCCGCAGGCTGGTCGGCGACGACGAGATCCCGGTGACCATCAAGTCGTCCGCGGCCTGGACCGTCAACGAGATGTACGCGGAGACCTACGCGAACGGGCGGGTCTTCTGCGCCGGCGACGCCACGCACCGCCACCCGCCGTCCAACGGCCTCGGCTCCAACACCTCCATCCAGGACGCCTACAACCTGGCCTGGAAACTCAAGCTCGTCCTCGACGGCACGGCGGCTCCCAAGCTGCTCGACACCTACACCACCGAACGCGCCCCGATCGGCAGGCAGATCGTCACCCGCGCCAACAAGTCCATCGGCGAGACCGCCCCCGTCTTCGAGGCGCTCGACGGGCTCTCCCCGCAGACCCCCGAGCAGCTGTGGGCCAACATCGCCGCCCGCAAGGACGACACCGAGGCCGCCGAGAAACAGCGGGCCAGGCTCCGCGAGGCGATCGCGTTCAAGGTGTACGAGTTCAACGCGCACGGCGTCGACCTCAACCAGCGGTACGTGTCGGAGGCGATCGTCCCCGACGGCACGCCCGACCCCGGCTTCGACCGCGACCCCGAGCTGTACCACCAGCCCACCTCCCGCCCCGGCGCCAGACTCCCGCACGCCTGGATCACCTCGGGCACCCGCACCCTGTCCACCCTCGACACCGTCGGCCGGGGCCGCTTCACCCTGCTCACCGGCATCGGCGGCGCCGACTGGATCCGGGCCGCCGGGGCCCAGGACCTGGAGATCGCCACCGCCGTCATCGGCCCCGGCCAGGAGTACGAGGACCCGTACGGCGACTGGGCACGGCTCAGCGAGGTGGCGGACGGCGGAGCCCTCCTCGTACGGCCGGACGGGTACGTCGCCTTCCGCCACGCGACGGCGACCGCGTCCCCGGAGGAGGCCGAGCGGTTGCTGACCGGGGCGGTGCGGCGGATCCTCGGCCATGGCTGA
- a CDS encoding intradiol ring-cleavage dioxygenase — MTTEFTTRLTEAVVDSLDGTADPRLRELLAALTRHLHAFVRETEPTMAEWERAIDFLTATGQTCTDTRQEFVLLSDVLGVSMLVETINSDERAGVTESTVLGPFHMTESPARELGADIDLVGGGEPCVVSGRVLSRDGTALPGAVLDVWQANAEGYYDVQQPDVQPAGNGRGLFTADAEGRFWFRTCVPSPYPIPTDGPVGDLLRATARHPYRPAHIHFIASAEGHTPVTTHIFVAGSDHLDSDAVFAVKDSLVQDFTETDDPSLARRFGIPNPFRHARFDLVLNAAGPLEPHNSGRS, encoded by the coding sequence ATGACCACCGAATTCACCACCCGTCTCACCGAGGCGGTCGTCGACAGCCTCGACGGCACGGCCGACCCGCGCCTGCGCGAGCTGCTCGCCGCTCTCACCCGCCACCTCCACGCCTTCGTCCGGGAGACCGAGCCCACGATGGCGGAGTGGGAGCGGGCGATCGACTTCCTCACGGCGACCGGACAGACCTGCACGGACACCCGGCAGGAGTTCGTCCTCCTCTCGGACGTCCTCGGCGTCTCGATGCTCGTCGAGACGATCAACAGCGACGAGCGCGCAGGCGTGACGGAGTCGACGGTCCTCGGGCCGTTCCACATGACCGAGTCCCCGGCCCGGGAACTCGGCGCGGACATCGACCTGGTCGGCGGCGGCGAGCCCTGCGTGGTCAGCGGGCGCGTACTGTCCCGGGACGGCACCGCACTGCCCGGCGCGGTCCTCGACGTCTGGCAGGCGAACGCCGAGGGCTACTACGACGTCCAGCAGCCCGACGTCCAGCCGGCGGGCAACGGCCGGGGACTGTTCACGGCGGACGCCGAGGGCCGCTTCTGGTTCCGCACCTGCGTGCCGAGCCCGTACCCCATCCCCACGGACGGCCCCGTCGGTGACCTGCTCCGGGCGACGGCCCGGCACCCCTACCGCCCGGCCCACATCCACTTCATCGCCTCGGCCGAGGGACACACTCCCGTCACCACCCACATCTTCGTGGCCGGCAGCGACCACCTCGACTCGGACGCGGTCTTCGCGGTCAAGGACAGCCTCGTCCAGGACTTCACGGAGACCGACGATCCTTCCCTGGCACGGCGGTTCGGCATCCCGAACCCCTTCCGCCACGCCCGCTTCGACCTCGTACTCAACGCGGCCGGCCCACTCGAACCGCACAACTCGGGGCGGTCGTGA
- a CDS encoding maleylacetate reductase — protein MEFVYEAQPMRVVMRPGAAVTAVPGEAERLGLRRLLVVCGPRGAETARAVADSLGDLCAGLFAEARQHVPVEVADRAVRAARSVDADGCVAVGGGSAIGLGKAIALRTELPLIAVPSTYSGSEMTPVWGLTEHGAKRTGRAPAVLPRSVVYDPELTLSLPVPLSVTSGINAVAHAAEALYAPDASPLVSLTAQEGARAMAGALPGVAAGPGDLEARGRALYGAWLCGAALGATTMGLHHKLCHVLGGTFGLPHAETHTVVLPYALAYNAPAAPDALAALGRALATDHAAQALWDLSGTLGAPRSLAELGLTQADLAAAAVEVAGQAYPNPREITAADALEVLRAAYGGDRPPAWS, from the coding sequence ATGGAGTTCGTGTACGAGGCCCAGCCCATGCGGGTCGTCATGCGTCCCGGCGCGGCGGTGACGGCGGTGCCGGGGGAGGCCGAACGGCTGGGACTGCGGCGGCTGTTGGTGGTGTGCGGACCGAGGGGGGCCGAGACGGCCCGGGCTGTCGCGGACTCACTCGGTGACCTGTGTGCCGGACTGTTCGCGGAGGCTCGCCAGCACGTACCGGTGGAGGTGGCGGACCGAGCGGTGCGAGCGGCGCGGTCCGTGGACGCGGACGGCTGCGTGGCCGTCGGCGGGGGCTCGGCGATCGGGCTGGGCAAGGCGATCGCGCTCCGCACCGAACTGCCGTTGATCGCCGTGCCGTCGACGTACTCCGGCTCCGAGATGACCCCGGTCTGGGGCCTGACCGAGCACGGCGCCAAGCGCACCGGCCGCGCTCCTGCGGTCCTGCCGCGCAGTGTCGTCTACGACCCCGAACTCACCCTCTCCCTCCCGGTGCCCCTCTCCGTGACCAGCGGCATCAACGCGGTCGCCCACGCCGCCGAGGCCCTGTACGCGCCGGACGCCTCGCCGCTGGTGTCGCTGACGGCACAGGAGGGCGCCCGGGCCATGGCGGGCGCACTGCCCGGTGTGGCGGCTGGCCCGGGGGACCTGGAGGCGCGCGGCCGTGCCCTCTACGGTGCCTGGCTCTGCGGTGCCGCGCTCGGCGCGACCACCATGGGCCTGCACCACAAGCTGTGCCACGTCCTCGGCGGCACCTTCGGCCTCCCCCACGCCGAGACCCACACGGTCGTCCTCCCGTACGCCCTCGCCTACAACGCCCCGGCCGCCCCCGACGCCCTGGCGGCACTCGGCCGAGCCCTCGCCACCGACCACGCCGCCCAGGCCCTGTGGGACCTGTCGGGCACCCTCGGCGCGCCCCGATCGCTGGCCGAACTCGGCCTCACACAGGCCGACTTGGCGGCGGCCGCAGTCGAGGTGGCGGGGCAGGCGTACCCCAACCCGCGCGAGATCACCGCGGCGGACGCCCTGGAGGTCCTGCGGGCGGCGTACGGCGGCGACCGGCCTCCGGCGTGGTCCTGA
- a CDS encoding YceI family protein: MPLGLLRRRFRNAPGGAAGATIPVPDGAGVVLREVLDPVNQPMGAADVIVTELRSHRVAARGATDPYGFFMAVLPPGAYSMLIMAEGLEPHRETVEIVADAGVSRERVWLQSARALELPPPGTWLFDPPHTAIRFIAKHVGMAHVHGRFERFEGGLAVAQDMTRSRVQVRIDASSINTGNNTRDTHLRSADFLDVERFPYIDFTSTRFAYRGGSKWTLQGSLTMHGVSRSVSLDTTYLGTVNGGYGEELRCAALAKSELHREDYTLNWRSMLARGIAVVGPTIQLELDVQAMYRTHDTPTPPE; encoded by the coding sequence ATGCCCCTCGGACTGCTCCGGCGGCGATTCAGGAATGCCCCCGGAGGCGCCGCGGGCGCCACGATTCCGGTCCCGGACGGCGCGGGTGTCGTCCTCCGCGAAGTACTGGACCCGGTGAACCAACCCATGGGCGCGGCCGATGTGATCGTGACGGAACTGCGCAGCCACCGCGTCGCGGCCCGCGGCGCCACGGACCCGTACGGCTTCTTCATGGCCGTGCTGCCGCCGGGCGCCTACAGCATGCTGATCATGGCCGAGGGACTGGAACCGCACCGCGAGACGGTCGAGATCGTCGCGGACGCCGGTGTCTCCCGGGAGCGGGTGTGGCTCCAGTCGGCCCGCGCCCTCGAACTCCCGCCCCCCGGGACCTGGCTCTTCGACCCGCCGCACACCGCGATCCGCTTCATCGCCAAGCACGTCGGAATGGCCCATGTGCACGGCCGTTTCGAACGCTTCGAGGGCGGCCTCGCGGTCGCCCAGGACATGACCCGGTCCCGCGTCCAGGTGCGCATCGACGCGTCCAGCATCAACACCGGCAACAACACCCGCGACACACACCTGCGCTCCGCCGACTTCCTCGACGTCGAACGCTTCCCGTACATCGACTTCACCAGCACCCGCTTCGCCTACCGCGGCGGCAGCAAGTGGACCCTCCAGGGCAGCCTCACCATGCACGGCGTCAGCCGCTCCGTGTCCCTGGACACCACCTACCTCGGCACCGTCAACGGCGGCTACGGCGAGGAACTCCGCTGCGCCGCCCTCGCCAAGTCCGAACTCCACCGCGAGGACTACACCCTCAACTGGCGTTCCATGCTCGCCCGTGGCATCGCGGTCGTCGGCCCGACCATTCAGCTGGAACTGGACGTCCAGGCGATGTACCGCACGCACGACACACCCACGCCGCCGGAGTAG
- a CDS encoding glycoside hydrolase family 43 protein — protein MTETEPIRLPDMRLPDMPLHDPFIVADDETRTYYLYTSNDPTVSGVDGTGTMVYRSADLRDWTRPVVVFRTAEQQGIWATDGAWAPEVHSWDGKHYLFTTLHDQDKPLKVPPANRWGSPFQLPNHMRGTITAVSDSLLGPFTVVDPARPTPPENLMTLDGTLHVDPSGQPWMVYAHEWLQTVDGTMEAIRLAPDLTRTIGDPVFLFKASDANWLTEQIPAGVPHQLAPYITDGPQLYRTPDGSLLMLWSTYEKNVAGDDGTVSGGYVQTYAVSRSGDLTGPWEQQRPLVREDSGHGMLFHTFDGRLMLILHRPFENARGKLYEMRLLGHELSVLRRRADLDGGG, from the coding sequence GTGACCGAGACCGAACCGATACGGCTACCCGACATGCGGCTCCCCGACATGCCGCTGCATGATCCGTTCATAGTCGCCGACGACGAGACCCGCACCTACTACCTCTACACGTCCAACGACCCGACCGTCTCGGGCGTGGACGGCACCGGCACGATGGTCTACCGCAGCGCCGACCTGCGGGACTGGACGCGCCCGGTCGTGGTCTTCCGGACGGCCGAGCAGCAGGGGATCTGGGCGACCGACGGGGCGTGGGCGCCGGAGGTGCACTCCTGGGACGGCAAGCACTACCTGTTCACCACGCTGCACGACCAGGACAAGCCGCTCAAGGTACCGCCGGCCAACAGGTGGGGCTCGCCCTTCCAGCTCCCGAACCACATGCGCGGCACGATCACGGCCGTCTCCGACTCGCTGTTGGGCCCCTTCACCGTCGTGGACCCCGCACGCCCCACTCCGCCCGAGAACCTCATGACCCTCGACGGCACCCTCCACGTCGATCCGTCCGGGCAGCCCTGGATGGTGTACGCGCACGAGTGGCTGCAGACCGTCGACGGAACCATGGAGGCGATCCGGCTGGCCCCGGACCTGACCCGGACCATCGGCGACCCGGTCTTCCTGTTCAAGGCCTCGGACGCGAACTGGCTCACCGAGCAGATCCCCGCCGGGGTGCCGCACCAGCTCGCGCCCTACATCACCGACGGCCCCCAGCTGTACCGCACGCCCGACGGCTCCCTGCTCATGCTGTGGTCGACGTACGAGAAGAACGTGGCCGGCGACGACGGCACCGTCAGCGGCGGCTATGTGCAGACCTACGCGGTCTCCAGGTCCGGCGACCTGACGGGGCCGTGGGAGCAACAGCGGCCCCTGGTCCGGGAGGACAGCGGCCACGGCATGCTCTTCCACACCTTCGACGGACGCCTGATGCTGATCCTCCACCGCCCCTTCGAGAACGCGCGCGGCAAGCTCTACGAGATGCGGCTCCTCGGCCACGAGCTGAGCGTGCTGCGCCGACGGGCCGACCTCGACGGCGGTGGCTGA